Proteins from one Terriglobia bacterium genomic window:
- a CDS encoding TolC family protein produces MSAALIRSNFLRKLVAVVCLCAFSASAQQANTALSMQPAPAAAAQSGKSMPDAPQVKPLPEPTNVDYSRPVPLLPNPFARYMQRTVPPPAFTNAPKMEQLIKDGKLFLSLNDAIAIALADNLDIAVARYNLPIADTDILRTKAGSSFLGVSTGLVSNTPGGTGSGITGSSGTGAGGTTAGSGGAGTGAGGFVGSASGAGPQPDNFDPSLSTRLQFERAKSPQVSTVLTGSAVSQQNTTVADFTYSQGFSPGTALSVAYNNVRQASNNPLNSLNPVLQSSFSASVRQHLLQGFGRSLNLRLIRTAQNTKKITEEGFRGQVIATVSTVENIYWNLVNAYEDYKVKERSLGLAKKTLSDNQKQVEIGTLAPLDVVRAQSSVATAEQALIASKTNLQLQQLFIKNALTRSLPNDSPVVQAEVIPTDTVQVPDKENLPPVEELVRLALANRPDYTGQKINLLNSQLTLKGTRNGLLPVVDLIGFYGASSLAGVQNPLRTCPPAVVPSASNPCLLPGTFPATGLGDAFSNLFNSTAPDKGVAININIPLGNRVAQATHVRAQLEYRQSQLLLKSVENNIAISIRNDAFNVENSRAAVIAAQTARDLAAQTLDAEQKKYNLGASTYLNVLQDERDLAQNESNLVQAKINYAKARVQLDQDTAQTLDRYNIKIDEAVTGDIKTIPNVPGTMPSKTAMQETNPSSPK; encoded by the coding sequence ATGTCTGCAGCTTTAATCCGCAGTAATTTCCTTCGCAAGCTCGTTGCCGTGGTGTGCTTGTGCGCCTTTTCAGCTTCGGCCCAGCAGGCCAACACCGCCCTGTCCATGCAGCCGGCTCCGGCCGCGGCCGCGCAGAGTGGGAAGTCCATGCCGGACGCGCCGCAGGTCAAGCCCTTGCCGGAGCCCACCAACGTGGATTACTCCAGGCCCGTGCCTTTGCTTCCCAATCCGTTCGCGCGCTATATGCAGCGCACCGTGCCGCCCCCGGCGTTTACCAACGCGCCGAAGATGGAGCAGTTGATCAAGGATGGCAAACTGTTTCTCTCGCTCAATGACGCCATCGCCATTGCCCTGGCTGACAATCTGGACATCGCCGTGGCCCGCTACAATTTGCCCATCGCGGACACTGACATCCTGCGCACCAAGGCCGGCTCTTCATTCCTGGGCGTATCCACGGGCCTGGTCTCCAACACGCCGGGAGGGACCGGGAGCGGCATTACCGGCTCCAGCGGCACCGGCGCCGGAGGAACCACCGCGGGCTCCGGCGGTGCAGGAACGGGCGCTGGAGGCTTTGTCGGCTCCGCCAGCGGCGCGGGACCGCAGCCTGACAACTTTGACCCATCGCTGAGTACGCGTTTGCAATTCGAGCGCGCAAAGTCGCCCCAGGTTAGTACTGTTCTCACCGGAAGCGCAGTCTCGCAACAGAACACTACGGTTGCAGACTTTACCTACAGCCAGGGCTTTTCTCCGGGCACGGCGCTTTCCGTCGCCTACAACAACGTGCGGCAGGCTTCCAACAACCCCCTCAATTCCTTGAACCCGGTGTTGCAGTCCAGCTTTTCGGCTTCAGTGCGCCAGCACCTGCTCCAGGGATTTGGCCGCAGCCTGAACTTGCGCTTGATCCGCACTGCGCAAAACACCAAGAAGATTACCGAAGAAGGTTTCCGCGGGCAGGTGATCGCCACCGTCAGCACGGTGGAGAATATTTACTGGAACCTGGTCAACGCCTACGAAGACTACAAAGTGAAAGAGCGTTCCCTGGGGCTGGCTAAGAAGACCCTTTCCGACAACCAGAAGCAGGTGGAGATCGGCACCCTGGCGCCTCTGGATGTGGTCCGCGCGCAGAGCAGCGTAGCCACGGCCGAGCAGGCCCTGATCGCATCCAAAACCAATCTCCAGCTGCAGCAACTGTTCATCAAGAACGCGCTCACGCGCAGCTTGCCCAACGATTCTCCCGTGGTGCAGGCGGAAGTGATCCCCACGGACACGGTGCAGGTCCCTGACAAGGAAAACCTGCCGCCGGTAGAGGAGTTGGTAAGACTGGCGCTGGCCAACCGGCCTGATTACACGGGGCAAAAAATCAATTTGCTGAACAGCCAGCTTACCCTGAAGGGCACCAGGAACGGTCTGTTGCCGGTGGTGGACCTGATCGGCTTTTACGGTGCGTCGTCGCTGGCAGGCGTGCAGAATCCGCTGAGGACCTGCCCGCCCGCCGTAGTGCCTTCCGCAAGCAATCCCTGTCTTCTGCCGGGGACCTTCCCCGCCACCGGGCTGGGTGACGCGTTTTCCAACCTGTTCAATTCGACTGCGCCGGACAAAGGCGTGGCCATCAACATCAATATCCCGCTGGGCAATCGTGTGGCCCAGGCCACGCACGTTCGCGCGCAACTGGAGTACCGTCAGTCGCAATTGCTGCTGAAGAGCGTGGAGAACAACATTGCCATCAGCATCCGCAACGATGCTTTCAACGTGGAGAACAGCCGGGCCGCGGTGATCGCCGCCCAGACGGCCCGCGACCTTGCCGCCCAGACTCTGGACGCGGAGCAGAAAAAATACAACCTGGGAGCTTCCACTTATCTTAACGTCCTGCAGGACGAGCGTGATCTGGCCCAGAACGAATCCAACCTGGTCCAGGCCAAGATCAACTACGCCAAGGCCCGGGTGCAGCTCGATCAGGATACGGCACAAACTTTGGACCGCTACAACATCAAGATCGATGAAGCGGTGACCGGCGACATCAAGACCATTCCTAACGTGCCCGGTACCATGCCCAGCAAGACGGCCATGCAGGAGACCAACCCATCGTCCCCGAAGTAA